In Lautropia mirabilis, one DNA window encodes the following:
- a CDS encoding uroporphyrinogen-III C-methyltransferase: MADGVPVSRGTVQAPNPSVNTGTGLSGDRTSGLGPGRVVLVGAGPGDVELLTCKAARLIGEADWLVHDALVQPEVLALARRARIIAVGKRAGNPSARQSSINQILLDCAQRGGLTVRLKGGDPLIFARAQEELDVLHAAGVPVEVVPGISSAQAAHAALAMPMTERGRRRALVLATPQVHASDQRNTAALPLPVTPPPVDLHQAAAPVPPSRRKVLSAAEIVADPELRRWAEAIVAAGSGTLYMAATVSDQVRDTLLALGMPPETPTLWMVDVSLPDQAMVPGVLGSLQPPPAALKGKPALLLVGVVPPDVRRTEAP, encoded by the coding sequence ATGGCCGACGGCGTTCCGGTCTCCCGGGGAACGGTGCAGGCACCCAATCCTTCTGTCAACACGGGCACTGGCCTGTCCGGTGACAGGACATCCGGCCTGGGGCCGGGCCGGGTGGTGCTGGTGGGCGCGGGGCCGGGCGATGTGGAGCTTCTGACCTGCAAGGCGGCACGGCTGATCGGCGAGGCCGACTGGCTGGTGCATGATGCGCTGGTGCAGCCGGAGGTGCTGGCGCTGGCCAGGCGGGCCCGGATCATCGCGGTGGGCAAGCGTGCCGGCAATCCCAGTGCGCGGCAGTCGTCCATCAACCAGATCCTGCTGGACTGTGCGCAGCGCGGCGGTCTGACGGTGCGTCTGAAGGGGGGAGATCCGCTGATCTTCGCACGGGCCCAGGAAGAGCTGGATGTGCTGCACGCAGCCGGGGTGCCGGTGGAGGTGGTCCCGGGCATCAGCTCGGCGCAGGCGGCGCATGCGGCGCTGGCGATGCCGATGACCGAGCGCGGGCGGCGACGGGCGCTGGTGCTGGCCACGCCCCAGGTGCATGCATCGGATCAGCGCAATACGGCAGCACTGCCGCTGCCCGTGACGCCGCCCCCGGTGGATCTGCACCAGGCGGCTGCTCCGGTGCCGCCCTCGCGCCGGAAGGTCCTGTCTGCAGCCGAGATCGTGGCGGATCCGGAGCTGCGTCGCTGGGCCGAGGCCATCGTGGCGGCCGGCAGCGGTACGCTGTACATGGCGGCCACGGTTTCGGACCAGGTGCGCGACACGCTGCTGGCGCTGGGCATGCCGCCCGAGACGCCCACGCTGTGGATGGTGGATGTGTCACTGCCCGACCAGGCCATGGTGCCGGGCGTGCTGGGCTCGCTGCAGCCGCCACCGGCGGCCCTGAAGGGCAAGCCGGCGCTGCTGCTGGTAGGCGTGGTGCCCCCTGACGTGCGCCGGACCGAAGCGCCCTGA